A genomic segment from Flavobacterium inviolabile encodes:
- a CDS encoding S46 family peptidase — MKFLRLLVVLFVLPVYAQQGGMWIPSLLKGMNEKEMKNLGMKISAADIYDVNKSSLKDAVPHFNGGCTSEVISSKGLLLTNHHCGYGEIQSHSTIDHDYLTNGFWAMKMEDELPNKDLVVTFIVKIEDITNKVLEGVAALPNELDKQKKIQENIGILSRTLPKESWQENKIRTFYDGNQYILFVTETYKDVRLVGAPPSSIGKFGSDTDNWVWPRHTGDFSLFRIYADKNNRPAEYSKDNVPYTPKHFFPVSIKGVKENDFTMVMGYPGRTQEYLPSYAVEQIVNDLNPAKIEVRDAALKVQDGFMRKDNAIKIQYASKYASIANYWKKWIGETKGLKKSNAVAIKQKFEKDFQNKVNKSGKQAEYGNLLADFKKNYADIAPYALSRDYFTEVVLKNTELLSFGHRLYQLEQVYTAKGEQAFNDRKNNLIAGFEDLYKDFNANVDEKVFEQLITLYSTKSPKQFLPAAFSTVDAKNLTAEVYGKSKLTSYNGLKELLSGDAKTVIEKINQDKGYQTVKAMADSYNKNVAPKYDELNLKNIALQRTYMKAILELFPNDRLFPDANSTLRVTYGKVKGYNPSDAVVYEPMTFLDGVMEKYVPGDYEFDVPEKLITLYNNKDYGQYGEKGKMPVCFIGTNHTTGGNSGSPALDAEGNLIGLNFDRVWEGTMSDIYYDPAICRNIMVDIRYVLFIIDKYAGAKHLVDEMKLVQNKKK; from the coding sequence ATGAAATTTTTAAGACTACTTGTCGTATTGTTCGTTTTACCCGTTTACGCCCAGCAAGGCGGAATGTGGATTCCCTCCTTACTAAAAGGAATGAACGAAAAGGAGATGAAAAACTTAGGGATGAAAATATCGGCTGCCGATATTTACGATGTAAACAAATCCAGTTTAAAAGATGCGGTTCCGCATTTTAACGGAGGCTGTACTTCCGAAGTGATTTCCTCAAAAGGTTTACTTTTAACCAACCACCATTGCGGTTATGGCGAAATCCAGTCGCACTCTACAATCGACCATGATTATCTTACAAATGGCTTTTGGGCTATGAAAATGGAAGATGAATTACCAAACAAAGACCTGGTGGTAACCTTCATTGTAAAAATAGAAGATATAACCAATAAGGTATTAGAAGGTGTTGCCGCACTTCCTAACGAATTGGACAAACAAAAGAAAATCCAGGAAAACATCGGTATACTAAGCAGAACATTGCCAAAAGAATCCTGGCAGGAAAACAAGATCAGAACTTTCTATGACGGAAACCAATACATCCTTTTTGTAACGGAAACCTATAAAGACGTTCGTTTGGTTGGCGCACCGCCTTCATCTATCGGAAAATTCGGTTCGGATACAGACAACTGGGTTTGGCCGCGCCACACCGGAGATTTCTCTTTATTCCGGATCTATGCCGACAAAAACAACCGTCCGGCGGAATATTCCAAAGACAACGTTCCGTATACACCAAAACATTTCTTCCCGGTTTCTATAAAAGGGGTTAAGGAAAACGACTTTACTATGGTAATGGGATATCCGGGCAGAACCCAGGAATATTTGCCATCGTATGCTGTAGAGCAGATTGTAAACGACTTGAATCCTGCAAAAATTGAAGTTCGTGATGCGGCTTTAAAAGTACAGGACGGATTTATGCGTAAAGACAATGCTATCAAAATCCAGTATGCTTCCAAATATGCCAGTATTGCCAACTACTGGAAAAAATGGATCGGAGAAACCAAAGGTTTAAAAAAATCCAATGCGGTTGCCATCAAACAGAAATTTGAAAAAGACTTCCAGAACAAAGTGAACAAATCCGGTAAACAAGCCGAATACGGAAACTTACTGGCTGACTTTAAAAAGAATTATGCCGACATTGCTCCGTATGCCCTGAGCAGGGATTATTTCACAGAAGTAGTGCTAAAAAATACTGAATTACTAAGCTTCGGACACCGTCTGTACCAGTTAGAGCAGGTGTATACCGCTAAAGGAGAACAAGCTTTTAACGACAGAAAAAACAATCTTATCGCCGGTTTTGAAGATCTGTATAAAGACTTCAATGCTAATGTTGATGAAAAAGTTTTCGAACAGTTAATTACCTTATACTCCACAAAGTCGCCAAAACAATTTTTACCGGCAGCTTTCAGCACGGTTGATGCTAAAAACCTGACGGCAGAAGTGTACGGAAAATCAAAACTGACCAGCTATAACGGTTTAAAAGAATTATTAAGCGGTGATGCTAAAACGGTTATTGAAAAAATCAATCAGGACAAAGGCTATCAAACGGTAAAAGCAATGGCAGACAGCTACAACAAAAATGTAGCACCAAAATATGACGAGTTAAATCTGAAAAATATTGCTTTACAACGCACCTATATGAAAGCGATACTGGAATTATTCCCTAACGATCGTCTTTTCCCGGATGCAAACAGCACATTGCGTGTAACCTATGGTAAAGTAAAAGGATACAACCCAAGCGATGCGGTAGTGTATGAACCGATGACTTTCCTGGACGGTGTCATGGAAAAATATGTACCGGGTGATTATGAGTTTGACGTACCGGAAAAACTAATCACTTTATACAACAATAAAGATTACGGACAATATGGCGAAAAAGGCAAAATGCCGGTTTGCTTTATCGGAACCAACCACACTACCGGAGGGAATTCCGGAAGCCCTGCTCTGGATGCGGAAGGTAACTTAATCGGACTGAATTTCGACCGTGTTTGGGAAGGAACGATGAGTGATATTTACTACGATCCGGCGATTTGCCGCAACATTATGGTGGACATCCGCTATGTTTTGTTCATTATTGACAAATATGCAGGCGCAAAACACCTTGTTGACGAGATGAAACTGGTACAAAACAAGAAAAAATAG
- the folK gene encoding 2-amino-4-hydroxy-6-hydroxymethyldihydropteridine diphosphokinase translates to MRSQNQVVLSLGSNQGNRLENIQQCINLIHKSIGTVIRVSRLYETPAWGFESDAFYNCAIVLHTYFSAETILKKILSAEKKLGRTRNEQQGYQARMIDVDIIAFNETVITTDELTIPHPQMQNRLFVLLPFKDLNLEWEHPVLKKSISELIATTADTSHCTIAGKLVSPVEKFEMHHFNYIAIEGNIGAGKTTLATKISEDFNGKLILEGFADNPFLPKFYKDQARYAFPLEMSFLADRYLQLSDDLAQFDLFKDFIVADYHIFKSLIFAKVTLGSDEFRLYKTMFDIIYKEMPKPGLYVYLYQNTERLLQNIKKRGRSYEQEIPAEYLDKINRGYLDYIKSQTSLNVLIIDVSDYDFVENQEDYLSILEQIQEKMQS, encoded by the coding sequence ATGCGCAGTCAGAATCAAGTTGTATTATCATTAGGAAGCAATCAGGGAAATCGTTTGGAAAACATCCAGCAGTGTATCAATCTGATCCACAAAAGTATAGGAACCGTAATTCGCGTATCCCGCCTGTACGAAACACCCGCATGGGGTTTTGAAAGTGATGCTTTTTACAATTGCGCCATTGTACTTCACACTTATTTTTCTGCCGAAACCATCCTTAAAAAGATTCTTTCTGCTGAAAAAAAGCTGGGAAGAACCCGGAACGAACAGCAAGGTTACCAAGCGCGAATGATCGATGTAGACATTATTGCTTTTAACGAAACGGTAATAACTACTGACGAACTAACGATTCCGCATCCGCAAATGCAAAACCGTCTTTTTGTATTACTACCTTTTAAAGATTTAAATCTGGAATGGGAACATCCGGTTTTAAAGAAAAGTATTTCAGAGCTAATCGCCACTACAGCAGACACCAGCCACTGCACAATTGCCGGCAAGCTTGTTTCTCCGGTGGAGAAGTTTGAAATGCATCATTTTAATTATATTGCAATTGAAGGCAACATCGGCGCCGGAAAAACGACTCTGGCTACCAAAATTTCCGAGGATTTTAACGGTAAACTGATTCTGGAGGGTTTTGCCGACAATCCGTTTTTACCCAAATTCTATAAAGATCAGGCCCGTTATGCGTTTCCGCTGGAAATGTCATTTTTAGCCGATCGTTATTTGCAGTTGTCGGATGACCTGGCACAGTTTGATTTGTTTAAAGATTTTATCGTTGCCGACTATCACATTTTTAAATCGCTGATTTTTGCGAAAGTGACATTAGGGTCGGACGAGTTCCGCCTGTATAAAACCATGTTTGACATTATCTATAAAGAAATGCCCAAACCGGGATTGTATGTATACCTCTACCAAAACACGGAACGCTTACTGCAAAACATCAAAAAAAGAGGCCGTTCTTATGAACAGGAAATTCCCGCAGAATACCTAGACAAAATTAACCGCGGCTATCTGGATTATATCAAATCGCAGACGAGTCTTAATGTGTTGATTATTGATGTTTCCGACTATGATTTTGTGGAAAACCAGGAAGATTACCTGAGCATTCTGGAACAGATCCAGGAAAAAATGCAGTCTTAA
- a CDS encoding RNA methyltransferase — MRKLANSELERKNVAEFKEAEKTPIVIILDDIRSLHNIGSVFRTADAFLIEKIYLCGITATPPNKEIHKTALGATDTVSWEYAKDVLEVIENLKKEEVAVFAIEQVEHSVLLQDFTPETGKKYALVFGNEVKGVSQQAIHECDGTIEIPQLGTKHSLNISVSAGIVVWDLFKKLQFPG, encoded by the coding sequence ATGAGAAAACTTGCCAATAGCGAATTAGAAAGAAAGAATGTAGCGGAATTTAAAGAAGCGGAAAAAACACCAATTGTCATTATACTGGACGATATCCGCAGCCTGCACAATATCGGTTCGGTTTTTAGAACAGCCGATGCTTTTTTAATTGAAAAAATCTATTTGTGCGGTATCACGGCAACGCCTCCCAATAAAGAGATCCACAAAACTGCATTGGGCGCAACCGATACGGTAAGCTGGGAATATGCCAAAGACGTGCTGGAAGTAATTGAAAACCTGAAAAAAGAAGAGGTTGCTGTTTTTGCGATTGAACAGGTGGAACACTCCGTTTTATTGCAGGATTTCACACCGGAAACTGGTAAGAAATATGCACTGGTTTTTGGAAACGAAGTAAAAGGCGTTTCGCAGCAGGCAATCCATGAATGTGACGGGACAATTGAAATTCCGCAATTGGGTACGAAACACTCGTTGAATATTTCGGTTAGTGCCGGAATTGTGGTTTGGGATTTATTTAAAAAACTGCAGTTTCCCGGTTAA
- a CDS encoding DUF2797 domain-containing protein, with amino-acid sequence MQYEGVLTKMQTEIGNPIQYYLVFENSFLNVNQLLNKEMEISFQGYQCLNCGKKKKIFRQGFCYDCFMSSASAGDWIMKPELSTAHLDIEDRDLEYEKRVQLQPHIVYLALSSEVKVGVTRKTQVPTRWIDQGAIEAVPIVEVPNRYLAGITEVALKDHYSDKTNWRKMLQNEIPAMDIISERNKLEPLLPDEVKEYFHTTPEKMYHLEYPVLQYPKKVNSLSLDKTPVFNGKLAGIKGQYLLFEDGTVFNIRTFEGYVVKITL; translated from the coding sequence ATGCAATACGAAGGCGTACTTACAAAAATGCAAACGGAAATAGGAAACCCGATCCAATATTATCTTGTTTTCGAAAATAGCTTTTTGAATGTCAACCAATTACTCAATAAAGAAATGGAGATTTCCTTCCAGGGATACCAATGTTTGAATTGCGGTAAGAAAAAAAAGATTTTCAGACAGGGTTTTTGCTACGACTGCTTTATGTCGAGTGCCTCAGCCGGAGACTGGATCATGAAACCGGAGCTAAGCACCGCACATCTGGACATTGAAGACCGCGACCTGGAATATGAAAAAAGAGTACAGTTGCAGCCGCACATCGTTTACCTGGCACTTTCAAGTGAAGTAAAAGTGGGCGTAACCCGAAAAACACAGGTTCCGACCCGCTGGATCGATCAGGGCGCCATTGAGGCTGTTCCGATAGTAGAAGTACCGAACCGTTACCTGGCCGGAATTACCGAAGTTGCTTTAAAGGATCATTATTCGGACAAAACAAACTGGCGGAAAATGCTTCAGAATGAAATTCCAGCCATGGATATTATTTCCGAACGCAACAAACTGGAACCGCTTTTACCCGATGAAGTAAAAGAGTATTTCCATACAACACCCGAAAAAATGTACCATCTGGAATATCCCGTTTTACAATACCCGAAAAAAGTAAACAGCTTAAGCCTTGACAAAACACCTGTTTTTAACGGAAAATTAGCAGGTATTAAAGGACAATACCTGCTTTTTGAAGACGGCACCGTTTTTAACATCCGTACTTTTGAAGGTTATGTTGTAAAAATCACGCTATAA
- the sppA gene encoding signal peptide peptidase SppA: MKFIGNVIATVVGLFVFFMMLFFGIVLIGAIFGGDNDKIKVKDNSVIELDLSEVTHDYGGKFNFTDFNYFEAKHDGVVDVLNAIDAAKKDDRIKGISIVNNASMLGMAQRKAVRNKLEEFKKSGKFVVAYANAYTQGEYYLDSVADTLYVNPVGELDFKGLSTEILFFKDFQEKSGIKMEVIRHGKYKSAVEPFLENEMSPANREQMTVLLNSVWTTVVDDISKSRKIPVDSLNVIATNLGARTPEMAKNKKLIDKIGYEDEFHDGIRKALKVEKGEEYNKVNILDYARNVATTNEEYSTKDRIAIIYAQGEILSGEGDVTYIGEGSMRRSLEAARNDDNVKAIVLRIDSPGGSALTSELIWREIELTKKKKPVVVSMGNLAASGGYYIACNANTIFAEPNTITGSIGVFGTLPNFSPLAKKIGINAEQVRTHQNASGYSVFEPIDENYKNVVLEGVENIYKTFVSRVATGRKMTFAQVDSIAQGRVWAGRDAIKVGLVDKMGGMDEAIKHAASLAKIKEYKTESFPEYDKTLQDMLHNFTGISMFQGREALIKEQIGEESYQILEQIRKANQQRGVQALMPFQLVIR; this comes from the coding sequence ATGAAATTTATAGGAAATGTAATCGCAACTGTAGTCGGACTATTCGTTTTTTTTATGATGTTGTTTTTTGGGATTGTGCTGATCGGAGCAATCTTTGGAGGCGATAATGATAAGATAAAAGTAAAAGATAATTCCGTTATAGAACTGGATTTGTCTGAAGTGACGCATGATTATGGCGGGAAATTTAACTTCACCGATTTTAATTATTTTGAAGCAAAGCATGATGGGGTAGTCGATGTTTTAAATGCAATCGATGCGGCTAAAAAAGACGATCGGATCAAAGGGATTTCTATTGTAAACAATGCTTCCATGCTGGGAATGGCACAAAGAAAAGCCGTTCGTAACAAACTGGAAGAATTTAAAAAATCAGGAAAATTTGTTGTGGCTTACGCCAATGCCTATACGCAGGGAGAATATTATTTAGACTCTGTTGCCGATACACTTTATGTGAATCCGGTGGGAGAACTGGACTTTAAAGGACTGTCTACAGAAATCTTATTCTTCAAAGATTTTCAGGAAAAATCAGGGATCAAGATGGAAGTTATCCGTCACGGAAAATATAAAAGTGCTGTAGAACCGTTTTTGGAAAACGAAATGAGTCCGGCAAACCGGGAACAAATGACCGTTTTATTAAACTCTGTCTGGACAACGGTAGTTGATGATATTTCGAAAAGCAGAAAAATACCGGTGGACAGCCTGAATGTTATTGCAACAAATCTTGGAGCAAGAACTCCGGAAATGGCAAAAAACAAAAAACTGATCGATAAGATCGGTTATGAAGACGAATTCCACGACGGTATCCGTAAAGCCTTAAAAGTTGAAAAAGGAGAAGAATACAATAAAGTGAACATACTGGATTATGCCCGTAATGTAGCGACGACCAATGAAGAGTATTCAACGAAAGACAGAATTGCTATTATTTATGCACAGGGTGAAATTTTATCGGGTGAAGGGGATGTAACCTACATTGGTGAAGGTTCAATGCGACGTTCTTTGGAAGCGGCCCGTAATGACGATAATGTAAAAGCGATTGTTTTGAGAATCGACAGCCCGGGTGGAAGTGCCTTAACATCGGAACTGATCTGGAGAGAAATTGAACTGACCAAAAAGAAAAAACCGGTAGTGGTTTCCATGGGTAACCTGGCAGCTTCCGGCGGATATTATATTGCCTGCAATGCCAATACTATTTTTGCAGAACCCAATACAATCACCGGTTCTATCGGGGTATTCGGAACCTTGCCGAACTTTAGTCCGCTGGCTAAAAAAATAGGGATCAATGCCGAACAGGTAAGAACCCATCAGAATGCATCCGGATACAGCGTTTTTGAACCGATTGACGAGAACTACAAAAATGTGGTTTTAGAAGGTGTGGAAAACATCTATAAAACATTTGTGAGCCGTGTGGCAACCGGAAGAAAAATGACTTTCGCACAGGTAGACAGCATTGCGCAGGGACGTGTCTGGGCAGGAAGAGATGCAATCAAAGTAGGATTGGTCGACAAAATGGGCGGTATGGATGAAGCCATCAAACATGCAGCTTCTTTAGCCAAAATTAAAGAATACAAAACGGAAAGTTTTCCGGAATATGATAAAACGCTGCAGGATATGCTTCACAATTTTACCGGAATATCCATGTTCCAGGGAAGAGAAGCTTTGATCAAAGAGCAGATAGGTGAAGAAAGCTACCAGATTCTGGAGCAGATCAGAAAAGCCAATCAGCAAAGAGGCGTACAGGCGTTAATGCCGTTCCAGTTAGTGATCCGATAA
- a CDS encoding GH3 auxin-responsive promoter family protein, whose translation MALTIINSIASWILKKRIHQMELFLKYPNEVQEELLFSLLRTAENTIIGQKYEFGTIKSYKTFSERIPVSTYEELEPLIERTRKGEQNVFWNTPIKWFAKSSGTTNAKSKFIPVSNEALEDCHYKASKDLLCLYLNNNENSQLFTGKSLRLGGSKQLYEDNNTFFGDLSAILIDNMPFWAEFSSTPSNKVSLMSEWESKIQAIIHETVLENVTSFAGVPSWMLVLLNRVLEETGKTDLFELWPNVEVYFHGGVSFEPYREQYKRILPKADFKYYEIYNASEGFFAIQDLNNSDDLLLMLDYGIFYEFIPMDTFGTLQQRTIRLSEVQLNKNYAVVITTNSGLWRYLIGDTVRFTSLNPYRIKVTGRTKHHINVFGEELMVENTDRAIARACHETGSEVIDYTVAPIFMKGREKGAHEWMIEFRKKPENIELFRKNLDEALQSLNSDYEAKRYNNMTLNPLVLNVARTNLFYDWLKEQDKLGGQHKIPRLSNSREYLDRLKALQYIQIE comes from the coding sequence ATGGCATTAACAATAATTAACTCAATTGCTTCTTGGATATTAAAAAAGAGAATTCACCAGATGGAATTGTTTCTTAAATACCCGAATGAAGTACAGGAGGAATTGCTTTTTAGTTTGCTGAGAACAGCAGAAAATACAATTATTGGCCAGAAATATGAGTTTGGAACAATTAAGAGTTACAAGACCTTTTCGGAGCGTATTCCGGTATCGACTTATGAAGAGCTCGAACCGCTGATCGAAAGAACCCGGAAAGGGGAGCAGAACGTTTTCTGGAACACGCCTATCAAATGGTTTGCAAAATCCAGTGGTACGACCAATGCTAAAAGCAAATTTATTCCGGTGAGTAACGAAGCGTTGGAAGACTGCCATTATAAAGCCAGTAAGGACTTGCTGTGCCTGTATCTGAATAACAATGAAAACTCACAGCTGTTTACGGGTAAAAGCCTGCGATTGGGCGGCAGTAAGCAGTTGTATGAAGATAACAATACTTTTTTCGGCGATCTTTCGGCGATCCTGATTGATAATATGCCTTTTTGGGCAGAATTCAGCAGTACGCCAAGTAATAAGGTTTCCCTGATGAGTGAATGGGAGTCCAAAATACAGGCGATCATTCACGAAACGGTTCTGGAAAATGTAACCAGTTTTGCCGGTGTTCCGTCATGGATGCTGGTGCTGCTGAACCGCGTATTGGAAGAAACCGGAAAAACCGATCTGTTTGAACTGTGGCCTAATGTTGAGGTTTACTTTCACGGAGGAGTGAGCTTTGAACCGTACCGGGAACAGTACAAGCGGATCCTGCCGAAAGCGGATTTTAAATATTATGAGATCTATAATGCTTCCGAAGGATTTTTTGCCATCCAGGATCTGAACAATTCCGATGATTTACTGCTGATGCTTGATTACGGGATTTTCTATGAATTTATCCCGATGGATACTTTTGGAACCTTACAGCAGCGAACCATCCGGTTATCGGAAGTGCAGCTGAATAAGAACTATGCGGTAGTGATTACGACCAATTCCGGTTTGTGGCGCTATTTAATAGGGGATACGGTTCGTTTTACTTCGCTGAATCCTTATCGTATTAAAGTTACCGGAAGAACCAAGCATCATATCAATGTATTTGGTGAGGAATTGATGGTGGAAAACACAGACAGGGCAATCGCCAGGGCGTGTCATGAAACCGGCTCGGAAGTGATTGATTATACGGTAGCGCCTATTTTTATGAAAGGACGCGAAAAAGGAGCGCATGAATGGATGATCGAGTTCCGGAAAAAACCGGAAAATATTGAGCTGTTTCGTAAAAACCTGGATGAAGCGCTGCAAAGCCTGAATTCCGATTATGAAGCGAAACGGTATAATAATATGACACTGAATCCGTTAGTGTTGAATGTGGCGCGAACGAATCTTTTTTATGATTGGTTGAAAGAGCAGGATAAACTGGGAGGACAGCACAAAATACCAAGGTTGTCCAATAGCCGGGAATATTTAGACAGACTGAAAGCATTGCAATATATCCAAATAGAATGA
- a CDS encoding AsmA-like C-terminal region-containing protein, which produces MLKKILKGFGVFLLLSIITLAAVPFLFKDKIKELVVKAINDKVDAKVAFDDVDLSLFKSFPNANVTIDKISIINKAPFAGDTLFYAGEVNLKMSIKELFKKDGETMKVDGFYSENGVVNIIFNKDGVGNFDIALKDEKENDPSESKPFALTLKKYEIKNLRFTYLDEKSKIKMVVDSLDHEGTGNFAAQKLDLVTKSSAKLSLVMDKMQYMKNVSLNLDAVLGIDLDKQKYTFKENKALINQLPLEFDGFIQMLKNGQEYDLKFKTPTSSFKNFLGLVPEAYAGNLNTVKTTGDFKVDGTVKGVLTDTTIPKFNIEIASNNASFQYPDLPKSVQNIVIDTRIINETGLMNDTYVNLDKLSFRIDQDVFNAKANIKNISQNALVNAELKGVINLANVTKAYPVKLEKPLSGILKADVVTKFDMKSVETSQYQNIQNSGNISLTGFNYAGPEMAKPIQIKQATVAFNPNQIRLNQLDAVTGKSDIKVTGTLDNFYGFVFKKQVLKGNFTMNSNQLLVSDFMTPTTPEATKGNVKPKEAVKIPAFLDCTITANANTVVYDNLTLKAVSGKMIIKDEAVKLENVKTNIFDGQIGVNGTVSTKGAVPSFNMDLGLNTVDIAKSFTQLDMLKSIAPIAGVISGKLNSTIKLSGNLDAKEMTPDLKTISGDLVGQLLSTSVNAKNSNLLNALDSNLKFVDLDKLNLNNLKAHLSFDNGKVNVKPFDIKYQDIKVTVGGQHGFDQSMNYNLKFDVPAKYLGSDVNKLLAKLSPSDANKIESVPVNAILTGNFKSPKVSTDLNQAVTNISNQLIKQQKDKLINQGTGALENLLGGGKKNTGTTADTTKTKPKDDIKNAATNAIKDLFGKKKKQE; this is translated from the coding sequence ATGTTAAAGAAAATTCTAAAAGGTTTCGGTGTGTTTTTATTGCTGTCAATAATCACCTTAGCCGCTGTTCCGTTTTTGTTTAAAGACAAAATAAAAGAATTGGTGGTAAAAGCCATTAATGATAAAGTGGATGCCAAAGTGGCTTTTGATGATGTGGATTTAAGCCTGTTTAAGAGCTTTCCGAACGCAAATGTCACCATTGATAAGATCAGCATCATTAATAAGGCGCCTTTTGCCGGTGATACCTTGTTTTATGCCGGTGAGGTAAACCTGAAAATGTCCATTAAGGAACTCTTTAAAAAAGACGGGGAAACGATGAAAGTGGACGGATTCTATTCCGAAAACGGAGTTGTGAACATCATCTTCAATAAAGACGGTGTGGGAAATTTTGACATTGCCTTAAAAGATGAAAAAGAAAATGACCCTTCAGAAAGTAAGCCGTTTGCGTTGACCCTTAAGAAATATGAAATAAAAAACCTGCGATTCACATATCTTGATGAAAAGTCAAAAATCAAAATGGTAGTCGATAGCCTGGATCATGAAGGAACCGGTAATTTTGCCGCGCAAAAGCTGGATCTGGTAACAAAATCATCGGCAAAATTATCATTGGTGATGGATAAGATGCAATACATGAAAAACGTATCGCTGAATCTGGATGCTGTTTTGGGTATTGATCTGGACAAACAAAAATATACCTTTAAAGAAAATAAGGCGTTGATCAATCAGCTGCCGTTGGAATTTGACGGATTTATTCAAATGCTGAAAAACGGGCAGGAATATGACTTGAAATTCAAAACGCCTACATCGTCCTTTAAAAACTTCCTGGGACTGGTTCCGGAAGCCTATGCCGGCAACCTGAATACGGTTAAAACAACCGGTGATTTTAAAGTAGATGGAACGGTTAAAGGAGTACTTACCGATACAACAATCCCGAAATTCAATATTGAAATAGCGTCCAATAACGCTTCCTTCCAATATCCGGACTTGCCGAAATCGGTTCAGAATATTGTAATTGATACCCGGATCATAAACGAAACCGGATTGATGAACGATACGTATGTAAATCTGGATAAATTGTCGTTCCGGATCGATCAGGATGTTTTCAATGCAAAAGCAAACATTAAAAATATTTCACAAAACGCTTTGGTAAATGCCGAATTAAAAGGTGTTATCAACCTGGCTAATGTGACAAAAGCCTATCCGGTGAAACTGGAAAAACCGTTGTCGGGGATTCTAAAAGCCGATGTAGTGACCAAATTCGATATGAAATCGGTGGAAACCAGCCAGTATCAGAATATCCAGAATTCCGGAAATATCAGCCTTACCGGATTCAACTATGCCGGTCCGGAAATGGCAAAACCAATTCAGATCAAACAGGCAACCGTTGCCTTTAATCCGAATCAGATCCGTTTGAACCAACTGGATGCGGTAACCGGAAAATCGGATATTAAAGTAACCGGAACACTGGATAATTTCTATGGTTTTGTATTTAAAAAACAAGTGCTGAAAGGAAACTTTACCATGAACTCCAACCAGTTGTTAGTGTCCGATTTTATGACGCCAACAACGCCTGAAGCGACAAAAGGTAATGTGAAGCCGAAAGAAGCTGTGAAAATTCCGGCCTTTCTGGATTGTACCATTACGGCAAATGCCAATACGGTGGTGTACGATAACCTGACCCTGAAAGCCGTTTCCGGAAAAATGATCATTAAGGACGAAGCGGTAAAACTGGAAAATGTGAAAACCAATATTTTTGACGGTCAGATCGGGGTAAACGGTACCGTTTCGACTAAAGGTGCTGTGCCATCCTTTAATATGGATTTAGGACTGAATACCGTGGATATTGCCAAATCGTTTACGCAGCTGGACATGTTGAAATCCATCGCGCCTATCGCCGGAGTTATTAGCGGTAAACTGAATTCAACCATTAAACTGTCGGGTAACCTGGATGCTAAGGAAATGACGCCGGATTTAAAAACAATTTCCGGAGATTTAGTAGGGCAATTGCTTTCGACTTCTGTTAATGCGAAAAATTCCAATTTACTAAATGCGCTGGACAGCAATTTAAAATTCGTAGACCTGGATAAGCTGAACCTGAACAACCTGAAAGCCCATTTGTCGTTCGATAACGGAAAAGTAAACGTAAAACCGTTCGATATTAAATACCAGGATATCAAAGTAACGGTTGGCGGACAGCACGGTTTTGACCAGAGCATGAATTATAACCTGAAGTTTGATGTTCCTGCCAAATACCTGGGATCGGATGTGAACAAGCTTCTGGCAAAATTATCGCCTTCAGATGCAAATAAAATAGAAAGCGTACCGGTAAATGCTATCTTAACCGGGAACTTTAAAAGTCCTAAAGTATCTACCGACTTAAACCAGGCGGTTACCAATATTTCGAACCAGTTAATCAAGCAGCAAAAAGACAAGCTGATTAACCAGGGAACCGGAGCTTTGGAAAACCTTTTAGGAGGAGGGAAGAAGAATACCGGAACTACGGCCGATACGACCAAAACAAAACCGAAAGACGATATTAAAAATGCCGCAACAAATGCCATTAAAGATTTGTTTGGTAAGAAGAAAAAACAAGAATAA